ACCGGGCTGTCGGCCGGGTTGACCTTGCGCCAGGTCGGCGGGCTGGGCATGTCCTGGGGCAGGCGCGCGGTGGCGGTGTTGATTGCCGCCTGGACTTCCTGGGCGGCGGTGTCGATGCTCTTGTCGAGGGTGAACTGCAAGATCAGGTTGGTCGAGCCCAGGGCGCTGCTGGAGGTCATCTGGGTCATGCCGGGGATGGCGCTGAACTGCACCTCCAGCGGCGTGGCCACCGACGAGGCCATGGTTTCCGGGCTGGCGCCGGGCAGTTGCGCGGTAACCTGGATGGTCGGGAAATCGGCTTCGGGCAATGGCGCCACCGGCAGGCGCGGAAAGGCGATGACCCCGAGCAGCACCAGGGCGAAGGTCAGCAGCAGGGTGGCGATCGGGCGGTCGATGCACCAGGCGCTGATCGAGCCGCGCGGGTTCATGGCTGCACCTTGGCGCTGGTCACGTCTTCTGGCGGCGGCGCCTCAGGGGCGATTTCGACATGGGCGCCGGGCTTGAGCCGCGACTGGCCGTCGGACACCAACCGGTCGCCAGCTGCGACCCCGGCAATGATGTTCAGCACACTGTCCTGGTACAGCACCTTGACCGGCACGCTGTCGACCTTGTCGCCATTGAGGCGGTACACGTAATGGCCGTCGATGCCGCGCTGCACCACTTGCGGTGGCACCACCAGGGCTTTTTGATCCAGCGCGGTCTGCAGCTTGAGGGTCACCAGTTGCCCGGGCCACAGCCGCGCATCCGGGTTGGCGAACTCGGCCTTGATCCGGATGGTGCCGGTGTTGGCCGCCACCTGGTTGTCGATCAGGCTAAGCCTGCCCTCGCCCAGCAGCGTGCCGCCGCTGTCGCCGTCGCCTTCCAGGTAGGCTTGCACCACCGCCGGGGTTGGCGCGGTGAGCAGGCCCTGCAGGGTTGGCAGCAATTGCTGCGGCAGCGAGAACTCGACACCGATCGGGTCGATCTGGGTCACGCTGAACAGCCCCTGGGTGTCGGCCACGCGCAGGAAGTTGCCCTCGTCGACATTGCGAATACCGACCCGGCCGGTCACCGGCGAGCGAATCTGCGTGTACGAAAGTTGCACTTGAGCGGCGGCAATCGCGGCCTGGTTGCCGAGTACCGTGGCCTTGAGCTGGTTGAACAGTGCCTGCTGCTGGTCGAGGGTCTGTTTTGAGACGCTGTTGTCGGTGCTCAGCAGCCTATAGCGCTTGAGGTCGACTTCGGCCACCTGCAACTGCGCCTGGCTCTGGCCCAGTTGGGCCTTGGCCTGCTCGAGGCTGGCGCGGATCGAACGGTCGTCGATGGTGGCCAGCAGGTCGCCTTGCTTGACCGCCTGGCCTTCCTTGACCAGCAACTGCGTCAGCAGCCCTTCGACCTGCGGGCGAATCACCACGCTATGCAGCGACAGCACCGAACCGATGCCGCTGACAAAGCGCGGCACGTCCTGCTGCTTGACGCTGACCACGCGCACGGGGATGGCGCTACTGGTGGTGGATTGTTCCTTGCCGGGGCGGTTGACCAGCCACAGGGCGATGCCTGCCAGGGCGATGAGCAGGGCGCAGATAACGACGGAACGAGGCTTGATTGACATGCTTGCAGGGCACCGCGGGCGCAGGGATCGGTATGTAGCGTTATAGCCGCTCAATCAGGTCAGCAGCGTGACCGCTAACTGACAGCGCTGACAGGTTTGGCGTACACCGCTCCTTTGTGGGAGCGGGCTTGACCCGCGATGAGGCCCGACCTGCCAACACAGCAGATTCTGTGTATTTCAGCTCGGTAATGGCCAAGTGCCAATATCCTGAGCTGGATCAAGATTGCGCAAAAATTTGCCACTAGAGTCGTACGCCCTGCCGATTCTCCCCGACAAAAACGAGTGCCTCCGATGAAGAGCAATTTGCCTGTGACCGGTCGCAATGTGGATTATCCCGGTGACGCCAATATCCTTTCCACCACTGACCTGACCAGCCAGATCACCTACGCCAATGACGATTTCATCAAGATCAGTGGCTTTACCCGCGAAGAGTTGATCGGCAACCCCCACCATATCGTCCGCCACCCGGACATGCCGCCCCAGGCTTTCGCGCAGATGTGGCAAACGCTGAAGAGCGGCCGCTCATGGATGGGCCTGGTGAAAAACCGTTGCAAGAACGGCGACCATTACTGGGTCAGCGCCTTTGTTACGCCCATCTCCAGCAACGGTCAGGCCATGGAGTACCAGTCGGTGCGGACCAAGCCCAGTGCCGAGCAGGTCGAGGCCGCTGAGCGTTGTTACGCCCACCTGCGCAGTGGCCGCAACCGCTGGTGGCAGCGTCTGCCGGTGCTGGGGTTGGGCTGGCAGTTGTGGGGCGGGGTGACCCTGGCGCTGGCGGCGGTGTTTGCCATCAGTCGCCTGCTGCTGCCGGTGCTGCCATGGCAAGGTGCGCTGGAGCTGATTGTGGCCAGCGGCCTGGCGGCGTTGATGATCTTCATTGCCCTGCGCCCGCTGGAGCGCCTGCGCGTGCAGGCCCAGGCGATTGCCGACAACCCCTTGAGCCAGCAGCTGTACACCGGCCGGCGCGACGGCATCGGCCAGATCGACTTCGCCCTGCGCATGCTCAAGGGCCAGTTGGGCGCGGTGGTCGGGCGTATCGGCGATACCTCGCGGCGCCTGGCCGGGCATACCGGCAGCCTTGCCCAGTCGCTGCAAAGCAGCCACAGCAACAGCCTGGAGCAACAAAGCGAAGCCGACCAGGTGGCCACCGCGATCAACCAGATGGCCGCCAGCGTTGCCCAGGTTGCCAGCAGCGCCCAGCAGGCTTCACAGGCCGCCGACCAGGCCGAAGGGGAAACCCAGGCCGGGCATCAACTGGTCGATCTCAACCGCAGCGCCATCCAGAACCTGGCGAACTCGCTGAATTCGGCCACCGAAGTTATCCACAACCTGGAAAGCCACAGCAGCGAGATCACCGGGGTGCTCGAGGTGATTCGCGGCATCGCCGAGCAGACCAACCTGCTGGCCCTCAACGCTGCCATCGAAGCAGCGCGAGCCGGTGACCAGGGCCGTGGTTTTGCCGTGGTTGCCGACGAAGTACGCGGCCTGGCCCAGCGCACCGCGCAGTCGACCCACGAGATCCAGCGGATGATCAGCGCCCTGCAAAATGGTGCGCGCGAAGCGGTGCAGGTCATGCAGCAGAGCAGCGAACATGCCGGGCACAGTGTCGAACAGGCCCAGCGCGCCGCCAGCGCCCTGGACGGCATCAGCCTGCGGGTCAACCAGATCAGTGAAATGAGCCTGCAGATTGCCGCGGCAGTCGAGCAGCAAAGCCAGGTCAGCGAGAGCATCAACCGCAACATCATCAGCATTCGCCAGGCCAGCGAAGCCACGGTGCAGGTCGGCCAGCAGAGCCACCTGAGCGCCACCGACGTGGCCGGGCTGGCGCAAGACCTGCGCCGGCTGGCCGATGAGTTCTGGCGGCGCTGCCAGTAGGGTGATTCAAAAACCGATGAAGCTGTAGTACAAGCCCGGTTCGCTGCACACCTGCGCGCCGCAGGCTTCAAGCTCGGCGCTCAGTTGCGGATCGACCACATGCAGCGTCCACGGCGCCAGCGGCTGCTCCAGCGCCGGTTGTTGCAGGGCCTGGGCAAGCGCGGCAGTGTCGGGCAGGTATGCGGTAAAGCCATTGCCCTTGAGCGCGCTGACATCGATGCCCAGCGCCTGGCAGATGGCAACCTTGGCACGGATATCATCGCGATCGGCCTGGCGTGAACGCTCGATCAGCTCCGCCAGGCGCTTATCGACCAATTGATTGCCGTGGATCAGCGCCGGGCCGCTTTGCCAGGCTTCGCCCGGGCAGTCCTTGGCTTCGGGGCGCAGCGGGATGTGCGGGTTGATTTCCATCGGGTAGATGCGGCACACCAGCGGGCGGATCTCGTAGATGCCGCAGCGGTTGTCGTCATCCAGGTTGCGGCAGCGGCCGGGATTGAAGGCGGCGAAGGTGATGGTCACCCAGGCTTCGCTGCTGCCGCAGGGCACCGGCCAGGAGCGGCGCATGGCGTGCTCGCGCTGCTCGGCCGGCAGGCCCAGGCCGTTGGCGAGGAAGGCTTCGACCAGGACGATGACCTGGCCGCCAGAGCCAGCCCAGTGGCGGGCTTCGCTCAAGGTCAGGGGCACATGATGCCCGGTGCAGCATTTGCCACAGCCGGTGCAGTCGAAACGGATATCGGAGGCAGGTGCGCTGTTCACGGTTGGCCGGGTGCCCACTCGGTGACGTAAGCCGCCTTGCGTTTTTTATCGAACAGGCACAGCTCGGTGCCTTTGCGGTTGTTCATGTGTTTTTGCGGGTAGCGGCCTTCGAGCAGCAAGGCGCTGTAACCGACGCGGTCGTCGAACTCGGCGGCCTTGCCCAGGGCCTTGACCTGTTTGAGCTGGCTGGCGGCGAAGCAGCTTTTCAGGACCTGCTGTTCATGCTCGCTCCAGGCCTGGCTGCTGGAAGCCTGGGCGCCGGCACTGAACACAGCGCAGCCGAGCAGGGTGAAGAGGAGGGCTTTCATGGCGGGTACTCGCAAAGGTGTGCGCACAATTGTGCCTGAGCCTCAGGCACATTCAAGCGCAGCGCTTCGCGGGTATGTGTCAGCGTTCTTCGAAGGCCACGGTGCGCGCGGCGACGATCAGGCAGTCGGTCAGCTCCGGCGAGGAGAACTTGGTCAGCACCGCGTTGGCCCCGGCATCCTTGGCTTTATCGCTGTTCATGGCGCTGTCCAGCGAGGTGTGCAGCAACACATAGAGGTGCTGGAAGTCAGGGGTTTCGCGCAGGGTGCGGGTGAAGGCGTAGCCGTCCATCTCCGACATCTCGATGTCCGATACCACTACGTTGATCTCGCGCTCGGTGCCTTGCAGTTCCAGCAGGGTGTTGATTGCATCCTTGGCGCTGCGCGCGGTGTGGCATTCGATGCCGAGGTTGCGCAGGGTGTGCACCGACTGCTGCAGGGCCACCTGGCTGTCATCGACCACCAGAATGTTGGTGGCGGCCAGTACCGCAGCATCTTCGGCATTGAGCTCGGAGCTGGCCACCTCATGGGGCGGCGGGGCGATGCCGTGGATGACCTTCTCGATATCCAGTACCTGCACCAGGGTGTTGTCGACCCGGGTCACGCCGGTGATGAACGACTTGCTCCCCGAGCCGTAGGGCGGCGGCTTGATGTCGGTGCTCAGGCAATGGACGATCTTGCTCACCGCCTGCACGTGCAGGCCCTGTTTGGAGCGGCTGATGTCGGTGACGATCAGGCAGCCGCCGTCCGGGTCTGCCAGCGGCCGTTCGCCGATGGCCCGGGACAGGTCGATGACCGACAGCGAGTTGCCGCGCAGGGTGGCCACGCCTTTGACGTGGGGGTGCGACTCCGGCAGCTTGGTCAGCGGCGGGCAGGGGATGATTTCACTGACCTTGAGCAGGTTGATCGCCATCAGCTTGCCGCTGCGCAGGGTAAACAGCAGCAGCGACAGCGAGTCCGCGCGGGCATTTTGCGACGCCATAGGCACCTTCAGGGCAGAGTAATAGGGGGAGATGCCAGGTTATCGACCCGGCAGCCCGTGGCTTTAATCACTCGGTGAAATCAGCGTAGACCCAAGCGCCGCGCCAGGCGACTGAGATTGGCCCGGTCCAGGCCCAGCTCGCGGGCGGTGCTGGCCCAGTTGTGCTGGTGGCGCTCCAGGCAGGCCTGGATCAGCTGGCGCTGGTAGTCATCCAGGGCCTGGCGCAGGTCGCCAACGGGCAGCGGCGCTTCGACCAGCGGCTGTGTTTCGGCTTGTGTCGGCAGCGCCTCGAGCGGGCGCAGGTCCAGGTCGGCGGCCTCCAGGGTGAGGATTTTCGGCCGCTGTGCATGTTGACCCAGGGCCTTGAGCGCCGAGCGGCCGATCAGGTGTTCCAGCTCGCGCACGTTGCCCGGCCAGCTGTAGGCAAGCAACGCGGCCTGGGCTTCGGCGCTCAGGCGCAGGCTACCGAGGCCCATGCGCGAGCGGTTCTGTTCCAGAAAGTAGCCGCTGAGCAGCAGCACATCGCGCCCGCGCTCACGCAGCGACGGTACCAGCAGCGGATACACGCTCAGGCGGTGGTAGAAGTCGGCGCGGTAACGCCCGGCGCGCACTTCTTCGGCCAGGTCGCGGTTGGTGGCGGCGATCAGGCGCACATCGACGCGGTGCTCCTGGTCCGAGCCCAGGCGTTGCAACTGGCCGCTTTGCAGCACGCGCAACAGCTTGGCCTGCACGCTCAGCGACAACTCGCCGACTTCATCGAGAAACAACGTGCCGCCATTGGCCAGCTCGAACTTGCCACGGCGCTCGCCGACCGCGCCGGTAAAGGCGCCACGCACATGGCCGAACAGCTCGCTCTCGACCAGGGTGTCGGGCAGCGCCGCACAGTTGAGGCTGATCATCGGCCGCTCGGCGCGGCTCGAGGCCTGGTGGATGGCCTGGGCCACCAACTCCTTGCCGACCCCGGTTTCGCCGGTGATCAACACCGTCAGGTCGCTGCTGCCGACCAGGCGGATTTCTTCCAGCAGGCGTTTGTGCGCCTTGCTCTGGCCGATCAGTTCTTTGTGCTGTTGGCCGCTGGCCTGGCGATACACCTCGGCGCGCTGGTGTTCGTCTTCGGCGCGCAAGGCCAGTTGTTCGATGCGCTCGGCAACATTGACCGTAGCCGCGGCCAGGCTTGCAAAGGCCTGCAGGGCATCGAGCTCGACCTGCTGGAACTGCTCCGGGTCGAGCGCATCGAGGGTGATCAGGCCCCAGGGCTGTTCGTCGACAAACAGCGGGCAGCCCATGCAGTCGTGGACCTCAAGCTGGTGATGCAGGCCTTCGACCAGGCCGTCATAAGGGTCGGGCAAGTCGCTGTCGCTGGCGAAGCGGGTGGGCTCTTCGCGGCTGAGGATGGCGGCAAAGCGTGGATGTTCATCGACCTTGAAGCGCCGCCCGAGAGTATCGGTGCTCAAGCCGTCCACCGCCAGGGGCACCAGCCATTCGCCGTCCAGGCGCAACAGCGCCGCGGCATCGCACGGCAGCAGGCTGCGCATGGCTTGGAGCAGGCGCCGGTAGCGCTCGCGTTCGGGCAATTCGCGGGACAGGTCGCTGACCAGCGGCAGCAAGGCGGTGAGCAGGGATTTTGCGGTCATAAAGACTCCTGTGGGTCAAAATGACTATATCGCAGATGTTGTCGTTATGACTCTTTAATTTATAAGTTGTTGATTTATATAGATTAAATAGTTGGCACGAAAGCTGTAATAACTCAGGCATTCATCAAGAAGCCACAGGCTCAGGAGTCATCCATGCTCAATGCCCAGGATCGTGCAATCGTCAAAGCCACCGTACCCCTGCTGGAAAGCGGCGGTGAAGCGCTGACCACCCATTTTTACAAGCTGATGCTCAGCGCGTACCCCGAAGTGCGCCCGCTGTTCAACCAGGCCCACCAGGCCAGCGGCGACCAGCCACGGGCCTTGGCCAATGGCGTGCTGATGTACGCCCGGCACATCGATCAGCTCGAACAACTGGGTGGCCTGGTCGGGCAGATCATCAACAAGCATGTGGCTTTGCAGATCCTGCCGGAACATTACCCGATTGTCGGTAGCTGCCTGCTGCGCGCCATCGAAGAAGTCCTCGGCAAAGACATCGCCACCCCTGAAGTGATCGCCGCCTGGGGCGCGGCCTATCAGCAACTGGCCGATATCCTCATCGGCGCCGAAGGCGAGGTCTATGCACAAAAAGCTGCGGCCCCTGGTGGCTGGCGTGGCGCGCGCGCATTCAAGCTGGTCGAGCGGGTCGAGGAGAGCAGCGAAATCGTCTCGTTCTACTTCGCCCCGGTTGATGGCGGCGCGATCCTGCAGGCCGAGCCTGGCCAGTACATCGGGTTGCAACTGCTGATCGACGGCGTCGAACAGCGCCGCAACTATTCGCTGTCGGCCCTGAGCAATGCCGGCCAGTACCGCATCAGCGTCAAGCGCGAAGCCGGCGGCAAAGTCTCCAACTACCTGCACCAGCAACTGGCGGTAGGCGACAGCATCAACCTGTTCCCGCCATCGGGCGAGTTCACCTTGAGTGCCAGCGACAAGCCGCTGGTGCTGATCAGCGGCGGCGTCGGCATCACCCCGACCTTGCCGATGCTCGAAGCGGCGCTGGACAGCGGCCGTTTGGTGCACTTCATTCACTGCGCGCGCAACGGCGCGGTGCACGCCTTTCGCGACTGGGTCGACGAACTGGCGGCGCGCCACCCGCAGGTCAAGCGCTTCTACTGCTATGCCGAGGACGATGGCGTCAGCCAGCCGGCGGACGCCGTGGGTTTGCTCAGCGCCGATCAGCTTGGCCAGTGGTTGCCGCAAGAGCGTGATGTGGACGCCTACTTCCTCGGCCCGAAAGCCTTCATGGCCAGCGTCAAGCGCCACCTCAAGGGCCTGGGCGTGCCCGAGCAGCAGAGCCGCTACGAATTTTTCGGCCCGGCCTCGGCGCTTGAGTAAACACGTTTCGGTAACCGCGAACTGAAAGGATAGGGGCACGGCCAGCGATGGCTGTGCCTTGCGGCAATCGGTCGCCTTCTCAAGCAGGGGGCCTGGCCTTTTTACTGCATGCAGACAAAGCGTCATGCGCCTGGCGCATCATCCTTCCAGCCGTATCAAGGAAACCGTATCGTGAGCATCAATTGGGCTGACAAACTGCGCAAGAGCCTGCATGGCTCGGCCGACTCGCTGGGCAACCTGTGCGTCGAGGCGTTCCACTACCTGGCCCTGTTCGGCATCGGTGGCATCACCGCCTACGCGGCCGTGGTCACCTTCATCGAGATGCTCGGCAAGGGCGTCAGCGTCGACGACATCCTGCTGCTGTTCATCTACCTCGAGCTCGGCGCCATGGTCGGGATCTACTTCAAGACCAACCACATGCCGATCCGCTTCCTGCTGTATGTAGCGATCACCGCGCTGACCCGCCTGCTGATTGGCGACGTGTCGCACCACAAGGCGCCGGACGCCGGTTTGCTGTACGTGTGCGGCGGCATCCTGCTGCTGGCGTTCTCGATCCTGGTGGTGCGCTACGCCTCGTACCGCTACCCGTCGACCAAAGCCATCGATGCTAGTGGCAAGGAGATCGAGGAAGCGAAGTAACCTGGCCGGCTTTTGCACCGTTGCGGGTCATGGCGGCGAGGATTTCCACGGCGCTGTGGCCCTGTTCGATGGCGATACCGAACTGGACGCTCTCGATCAATCGCTGCAGGCGCTGCGGGTCGTTGCGCTGGGCCGGGCTGATCAGCCGCTTGGCGACGATGCCGGTGTCGTTGGAGAGGGTCAGCATGATGCTGCCGTCGAGCCGCTCGATACTCAGGTTGACCCGGTACTCGGGGGCAAAAGCGGCGTTGATCTGTGCGAAAGGGTTGATCATGGTGCTTCACCTGGCAAAGACATGCAGTGATTGACCGAGTGGGGGAGGGTTGGTTCAGGTGATTTTTCTCACGATCTTTTGCGATATCTGACAGCTAAATCCTCATCAGTGGCGCCGGAGCCCAGGGGCAACTGCAGGATCAGGCCATTGCCCTGGTCGGCAGTGCCTTGAGCAACGGTGATGAAATCATCGACACCCCACAAAACACCGTGCGGCGGCGCGAGAGCGGCGCCGCCCAGGCCAGCCGCCAGCGCCACGACTAATCCCGGTTCAGCCATGTCCAGTGCGTCCGGCACGCGGGAGCCGGGCTTCTACGTGGTGCCACGCAGTATGTCGGGTCAGCTCAGCCTGATTGTTTATCGGCTTCGGTCTGATCAAGCTTTCAAAAACCTGAGCATAAAAAAAAGCGAGCCCCAGGGGCTCGCCTTTTTACCGTCTGCGTTGCTGCTTGTTCAGTTGATGCGAGCTTGCTCGTTCTCCAGGAACTCTTCCTGCAACAGCCCGTCATTCTGGGCGCCGTCGATGCTTTGCTGGGCCACCGCGCGTTTGCTGCGCAGTTTGCCGTAGAAGTGCTCCAGGGCGTGGTTCAGTTTGATTGCGGCGCCTTCGACAGCCTGGTCGAGGGATGCGGACTTGTGGCTTACGGAAATCGGTTGATGGCCTTTTGGGCGTGCCTCCATCTGGCAGCGTTTGTCGTGCGGACCTGGCTTGTCGCCGTTCTCGTCGCGCAGGTGGACCTCGATGCGGGTGAGGTCTTCGTCATATCGTTCGAGCGTGCTTTCTACCGTGCTGCGGACCCACTCTTCCAGCCGGATGTTGCCTTGAACATGGTTGTCGCTATTGACCTGGATTTGCATAGTTCAATCCCTTATTCAGCTAGCTCGCAAGAGAATCGATGGGGCCTTGGCGGCCTGTGACAACCATCGCCTCTTGACTACAAGGTCAGGCACTTGGCCAAACAATTCAAGCCCTTTTGAAATAAAAATATCTTGTAGCAAATAGCCCGGCACAGGCCGGGCTTTTGCATGCGCTGGATCAGAACGCGACGGAGGTCTGCAGGTATACCGTACGGGGTTCACCCACGTACTTGCCCTTGTTGTTGTCGTCGAACGAGCGGGTGTAGTACTGGTGATTGAAGATGTTTTTCACCCCCACGGCGACGTTGAGGTTCGACAGTTGCGGGCCGAAATCGTAGGCCGCGCGGCTACTGAACAGCATGTAGCCGGGGATGCGCCCGGTGCTGCCGTCAGCGCTTTCGGCCGCGGTATTGGCGTTGTCGGCGAACTGGTCGCTCTGGTAGCTGCTGTCGAGGTTGAGCCGCCACTGGCCTTCGGTATAACCGATGCCCAAGGTGCCTTTGTGGCGCGAGGAGAAGGGCACACGATTGCCCTTGTTCGGCCCGTCTTCGCGGATTTTAGCGTCGACGAAGGCGTAGGTGGCATACACGTCGAAACCTGCCAGCGCCGGGTTGAGGCCTTCGAGGGCGTACTTGACGCTGGTCTCGATGCCCTGGTGTCGGGTTTCGCCGCGGGCGATCACCGAATCGTTGGTCTGGTTGCTTTCGTACTGGTTGTCGAAGTTGATCAGGAAGGCGCCGATCTCGGCCTGCAGGTTGCCGTTGTCGTAGCGGGTTCCCAGTTCCCAGGTGCGGGCTTTTTCCGGTTTCACTTCGCCACTGCTGACCCGGTTGGGCATCTGGCTGTATTGCACGCTGCCGAACGAGCCTTCAGTGTTGGCGTACAGGTTCCAGCTGTCAGTCAGGTGGTACATGACATTGAGCGCCGGCAGCGCGGTGTTGTAGTCGCCCTGGTAGCGCTGGCCGTTGAGTTTGTTCGACTGCTCGGAATCGATCATTTCGTAGCGGATGCCCGGGGTGATGGTCCACTGGCCGATGTCGATGCGGTCATCGAGGAACAGCGCGTGGGCTTCGGTGCTGCCACGGGTGTCGCGGTCATTGCGGCTGGCGCTGGTCGGCAACTGGTTAGCGGCGACCGGCTCGCGGTAGCGCAGCTCGTGGCCGGCTTCGTTGACGTAACGGTAACCGACGCCAACTTCATGCCAGCTCTCGCCGAGGGCAAAGCCCTGGGAGAAGCGTGTTTCGATGCCGCGTACCCAGTACTCGCGCGGCGACAGCGAGACGAAGCTGCCCTGGTCCAGATAGCCGCTGCGCAGGGTCTTGGTGAAGAAGCTGTTGACGCTGAACTGGCGGGCGTCTTCCTTGTAGTCATAGCCGAAGTTGAACATCGTTCGCCGGCCCCAGAACTTGTCCTGCAGGCGGGTCGACTGGTACGGGTCGGCATCGTAGTCGGCAACGCTCAGGCCGCCGGGCATCTGCGCTTCGCCTTCGTAGTACTGGGCCATGGCGTGCAGGCTGTTGGCTTCGTCGAGCTGGTATTTGCCCTTGAGGATCAGGTCGTCGATCTGCGTGTCGCTGTGCTCGCGCCAGTCACCGCCACGGCTGCCGGAGTACAGCAGGGCGCCGCCCAGGCCGTTGGCGTTGGTGCCGCCGGCGAGCAGGTTGGCGCTGGTCTTGAAGCCGTCGTGGCTGGACGACGGGCTGGTCTGGGTCTGGAAACCGGCTTTCACCGTCGGCTCGTCGGGGATCGCCCGGGTCACGAAGTTGACGATGCCGCCGACGTTCTGCGGGCCGTAGCGCACCGCGCCGCCGCCGCGCACGACGTCCACCGCGTCCATGTTGCCCATGCTGATCGGAGCGAACGACAGCTGTGGCTGGCCATAGGGTGCGAACGGCACCGGAATGCCGTCCATCAGCACCGTCGAGCGCGAGGCCAGGCGCGGGTTGAGCCCGCGAATGCCGAAGTTCAGCGCCATGTCGTGGCTGCCGGTGCCGTTGTTTTCCGGGGCGTTGACCCCGGGGATGCGGTTGAGCACTTCGCGCGCGGTGGTAGCGCCGCTGCGCTCGAATTCTTCGCGGCGGATTACATCGCGGGCACCGGCATGTTCGAAGACGTTGTCTTGCTGCGCCGCGCCCAGCCAGTCGCCGACCACGGTGGAGGCGCCGAGCTCGACCGGCGCGCTGGGGGCCGCGAGCGGTTGCAGGCTGAAGGCGTTGTCACCTTCGGCGCGGGCGTGCAGGCCGGTGCCTTGCAGCAATGTATCGAGACCCTGCTGCGGGCTGTACTGGCCCTGCAGGCCGGGGCTATGCACACCGCGAGTGAGCTGCGAGCCAAACGAGATCAGCACGCCGCTTTCACGGCCGAACTGGTTCAGGGCGTTTTCCAGCGTGCTCGGGGCGATCTGGTAAGTGCGCGCCGGGGCCTCGGCTGCCTGGACGGCAACGGCGCTGAAACTCAGGCTGGCACCCAGCAGCAGGGTGCGCAGGGCCTGGGCAAGTGGACTCGGTCGAAGGGGCATGCAGAAGGTCCTTGAGAAGGTC
This portion of the Pseudomonas sp. SORT22 genome encodes:
- a CDS encoding efflux RND transporter periplasmic adaptor subunit; its protein translation is MSIKPRSVVICALLIALAGIALWLVNRPGKEQSTTSSAIPVRVVSVKQQDVPRFVSGIGSVLSLHSVVIRPQVEGLLTQLLVKEGQAVKQGDLLATIDDRSIRASLEQAKAQLGQSQAQLQVAEVDLKRYRLLSTDNSVSKQTLDQQQALFNQLKATVLGNQAAIAAAQVQLSYTQIRSPVTGRVGIRNVDEGNFLRVADTQGLFSVTQIDPIGVEFSLPQQLLPTLQGLLTAPTPAVVQAYLEGDGDSGGTLLGEGRLSLIDNQVAANTGTIRIKAEFANPDARLWPGQLVTLKLQTALDQKALVVPPQVVQRGIDGHYVYRLNGDKVDSVPVKVLYQDSVLNIIAGVAAGDRLVSDGQSRLKPGAHVEIAPEAPPPEDVTSAKVQP
- a CDS encoding chemotaxis protein; amino-acid sequence: MASQNARADSLSLLLFTLRSGKLMAINLLKVSEIIPCPPLTKLPESHPHVKGVATLRGNSLSVIDLSRAIGERPLADPDGGCLIVTDISRSKQGLHVQAVSKIVHCLSTDIKPPPYGSGSKSFITGVTRVDNTLVQVLDIEKVIHGIAPPPHEVASSELNAEDAAVLAATNILVVDDSQVALQQSVHTLRNLGIECHTARSAKDAINTLLELQGTEREINVVVSDIEMSEMDGYAFTRTLRETPDFQHLYVLLHTSLDSAMNSDKAKDAGANAVLTKFSSPELTDCLIVAARTVAFEER
- a CDS encoding phosphate-starvation-inducible PsiE family protein; translated protein: MSINWADKLRKSLHGSADSLGNLCVEAFHYLALFGIGGITAYAAVVTFIEMLGKGVSVDDILLLFIYLELGAMVGIYFKTNHMPIRFLLYVAITALTRLLIGDVSHHKAPDAGLLYVCGGILLLAFSILVVRYASYRYPSTKAIDASGKEIEEAK
- a CDS encoding PAS domain-containing methyl-accepting chemotaxis protein, coding for MKSNLPVTGRNVDYPGDANILSTTDLTSQITYANDDFIKISGFTREELIGNPHHIVRHPDMPPQAFAQMWQTLKSGRSWMGLVKNRCKNGDHYWVSAFVTPISSNGQAMEYQSVRTKPSAEQVEAAERCYAHLRSGRNRWWQRLPVLGLGWQLWGGVTLALAAVFAISRLLLPVLPWQGALELIVASGLAALMIFIALRPLERLRVQAQAIADNPLSQQLYTGRRDGIGQIDFALRMLKGQLGAVVGRIGDTSRRLAGHTGSLAQSLQSSHSNSLEQQSEADQVATAINQMAASVAQVASSAQQASQAADQAEGETQAGHQLVDLNRSAIQNLANSLNSATEVIHNLESHSSEITGVLEVIRGIAEQTNLLALNAAIEAARAGDQGRGFAVVADEVRGLAQRTAQSTHEIQRMISALQNGAREAVQVMQQSSEHAGHSVEQAQRAASALDGISLRVNQISEMSLQIAAAVEQQSQVSESINRNIISIRQASEATVQVGQQSHLSATDVAGLAQDLRRLADEFWRRCQ
- the hmpA gene encoding NO-inducible flavohemoprotein, which gives rise to MLNAQDRAIVKATVPLLESGGEALTTHFYKLMLSAYPEVRPLFNQAHQASGDQPRALANGVLMYARHIDQLEQLGGLVGQIINKHVALQILPEHYPIVGSCLLRAIEEVLGKDIATPEVIAAWGAAYQQLADILIGAEGEVYAQKAAAPGGWRGARAFKLVERVEESSEIVSFYFAPVDGGAILQAEPGQYIGLQLLIDGVEQRRNYSLSALSNAGQYRISVKREAGGKVSNYLHQQLAVGDSINLFPPSGEFTLSASDKPLVLISGGVGITPTLPMLEAALDSGRLVHFIHCARNGAVHAFRDWVDELAARHPQVKRFYCYAEDDGVSQPADAVGLLSADQLGQWLPQERDVDAYFLGPKAFMASVKRHLKGLGVPEQQSRYEFFGPASALE
- a CDS encoding DUF3509 domain-containing protein produces the protein MINPFAQINAAFAPEYRVNLSIERLDGSIMLTLSNDTGIVAKRLISPAQRNDPQRLQRLIESVQFGIAIEQGHSAVEILAAMTRNGAKAGQVTSLPRSPCH
- the norR gene encoding nitric oxide reductase transcriptional regulator NorR encodes the protein MTAKSLLTALLPLVSDLSRELPERERYRRLLQAMRSLLPCDAAALLRLDGEWLVPLAVDGLSTDTLGRRFKVDEHPRFAAILSREEPTRFASDSDLPDPYDGLVEGLHHQLEVHDCMGCPLFVDEQPWGLITLDALDPEQFQQVELDALQAFASLAAATVNVAERIEQLALRAEDEHQRAEVYRQASGQQHKELIGQSKAHKRLLEEIRLVGSSDLTVLITGETGVGKELVAQAIHQASSRAERPMISLNCAALPDTLVESELFGHVRGAFTGAVGERRGKFELANGGTLFLDEVGELSLSVQAKLLRVLQSGQLQRLGSDQEHRVDVRLIAATNRDLAEEVRAGRYRADFYHRLSVYPLLVPSLRERGRDVLLLSGYFLEQNRSRMGLGSLRLSAEAQAALLAYSWPGNVRELEHLIGRSALKALGQHAQRPKILTLEAADLDLRPLEALPTQAETQPLVEAPLPVGDLRQALDDYQRQLIQACLERHQHNWASTARELGLDRANLSRLARRLGLR
- a CDS encoding YkgJ family cysteine cluster protein, with protein sequence MNSAPASDIRFDCTGCGKCCTGHHVPLTLSEARHWAGSGGQVIVLVEAFLANGLGLPAEQREHAMRRSWPVPCGSSEAWVTITFAAFNPGRCRNLDDDNRCGIYEIRPLVCRIYPMEINPHIPLRPEAKDCPGEAWQSGPALIHGNQLVDKRLAELIERSRQADRDDIRAKVAICQALGIDVSALKGNGFTAYLPDTAALAQALQQPALEQPLAPWTLHVVDPQLSAELEACGAQVCSEPGLYYSFIGF